In Mesorhizobium sp., one DNA window encodes the following:
- a CDS encoding NlpC/P60 family protein — translation MTTAERIVAEASAWLGTPYRHQGSRKGVGCDCLGLVRGVWRNRYGEEAEAPGPYAADWAETGEGDPLMQAARRHCHEKAGLQAAAGDLLLFRIRPRLPARHCGIALSPDRFLHAYQGHAVVSSPLDPHWRRRLCGVFRFPVLNCGKKTWEQAA, via the coding sequence ATGACGACGGCGGAGCGGATCGTCGCCGAGGCGAGCGCCTGGCTCGGCACGCCCTATCGCCACCAGGGCTCGCGCAAGGGCGTCGGCTGCGACTGCCTCGGCCTGGTGCGCGGGGTGTGGCGCAACCGCTATGGCGAAGAGGCGGAGGCGCCGGGACCCTATGCCGCCGACTGGGCGGAGACCGGCGAGGGCGACCCGCTGATGCAGGCCGCGCGGCGGCACTGCCACGAGAAAGCCGGGCTGCAAGCGGCGGCGGGCGACCTGCTTCTCTTCCGCATCCGGCCGCGCCTGCCGGCCAGGCACTGCGGCATCGCGCTTTCGCCCGACCGGTTTCTACATGCCTATCAGGGACATGCGGTGGTTTCCTCACCGCTCGACCCGCACTGGCGCCGCAGGCTCTGCGGCGTGTTCAGATTTCCGGTGTTGAATTGCGGGAAAAAGACATGGGAGCAGGCTGCGTAA
- a CDS encoding DUF2163 domain-containing protein encodes MSDFSDDFLAHLARDVTTLCHCWTVARADGTVLGFTDHDRALLVDGVACEPQTGMTASEARDAIGLAGDATDIEGALSSDRISEEDIAAGRYDGAVVTTLLVNWREPAQHAVLRTATVGKITRSDGAFRVELNGPAAALERRIGRHFRKTCDARLGDTRCGFDLAQAGFRGAGTVAARRGAEIEVAGLGAFAAGWFSLGELTWTGGSHDGRTARIAAHRKDGARVLLALEDGAGEIEGGDTFTIVAGCDKRFETCRTKFDNRLNFRGFPHMPGNDAAYAYVTDGIEFDGGALVP; translated from the coding sequence ATGAGCGATTTCTCCGACGATTTTCTGGCGCATCTGGCGCGCGACGTCACCACGCTCTGCCATTGCTGGACTGTGGCGCGGGCGGACGGGACCGTGCTCGGCTTCACCGACCATGACCGGGCGCTTCTGGTCGACGGCGTCGCCTGCGAGCCCCAGACCGGCATGACCGCGAGCGAGGCGCGCGACGCGATCGGCCTGGCGGGCGATGCAACGGACATCGAGGGCGCGTTGTCCTCGGACAGGATCAGCGAAGAAGACATCGCAGCCGGCCGCTACGACGGCGCGGTGGTGACCACGCTGCTGGTCAACTGGCGCGAACCGGCGCAGCACGCCGTGCTGCGCACCGCGACGGTGGGCAAGATCACGCGTTCGGACGGGGCTTTCCGCGTCGAGCTGAACGGGCCCGCGGCGGCATTGGAACGCCGCATCGGCCGGCATTTTCGCAAGACATGCGACGCCAGGCTGGGCGACACGCGTTGCGGTTTCGACCTGGCACAGGCGGGGTTCCGCGGTGCGGGCACGGTGGCGGCGCGGCGCGGGGCGGAGATCGAGGTGGCCGGGCTGGGGGCCTTCGCCGCCGGCTGGTTTTCGCTGGGCGAACTGACCTGGACGGGCGGCTCACACGATGGTCGGACGGCGCGGATCGCGGCACACCGCAAGGACGGCGCGCGCGTGCTGCTGGCGCTCGAGGACGGCGCGGGCGAGATCGAGGGAGGGGATACCTTCACCATTGTCGCCGGCTGCGACAAGCGTTTCGAAACCTGTCGAACAAAATTCGACAACCGACTCAACTTCCGCGGTTTTCCGCACATGCCGGGCAATGACGCGGCCTATGCCTATGTGACCGACGGCATCGAGTTCGATGGCGGAGCGCTGGTGCCATGA
- a CDS encoding DUF2460 domain-containing protein: protein MTELSTFHDVVFPIAVSFGATGGPERRNEIVELMSGRETRNARFSQSRRRYDAGTGLRSVDDLYDVLAFFEARRGSLHGFRFRDPFDMRSGRPQAAPSPLDQPLGTGDGATATYQLAKTYGAGDEAHARPVTKPVAGSVRIAVDAVEATEGVAFSVDAATGIVTFLAGHVPAADAAVTAGFEFHVPVRFDTERIEASLASFRAGAVPTIPLVEVIA, encoded by the coding sequence ATGACCGAACTCTCCACATTCCACGACGTCGTCTTCCCGATCGCGGTGTCGTTCGGCGCGACCGGCGGGCCGGAGCGGCGCAACGAGATCGTCGAGCTGATGTCGGGCCGCGAGACGCGCAATGCGCGGTTCTCGCAGTCGCGCCGACGCTACGATGCCGGGACGGGCCTGCGCTCGGTCGACGATCTCTACGACGTGCTGGCCTTCTTCGAGGCGCGGCGCGGCTCGCTGCACGGCTTCCGCTTCCGCGATCCGTTCGACATGAGGTCGGGCCGGCCGCAAGCGGCACCTTCGCCGCTCGACCAGCCGCTCGGCACCGGCGACGGCGCGACGGCGACGTACCAGCTTGCCAAGACCTATGGCGCGGGCGACGAGGCTCATGCCCGACCGGTGACGAAGCCGGTGGCCGGCAGCGTCCGGATCGCGGTGGACGCGGTCGAGGCGACGGAGGGCGTTGCCTTCTCGGTCGATGCGGCGACGGGGATAGTGACCTTCCTCGCCGGCCATGTTCCCGCGGCGGACGCCGCGGTGACGGCGGGCTTCGAGTTCCACGTGCCGGTGCGTTTCGATACGGAGCGGATCGAGGCGAGCCTCGCGAGCTTCCGCGCCGGCGCGGTGCCGACGATCCCGCTGGTGGAGGTGATCGCATGA
- a CDS encoding phage tail tape measure protein — protein MDEGVTVTIRADTAPFANALAELDGLADAFGAQLTGALKAAVIGGKELDDILRSLALNLAGMALNQGLAPLQSLFGSLFSGLLGGILPFEKGGVPGRVTPFASGGVVAAPTYFGMPGGLGLMGEAGAEAILPLSRGADGRLGVATVGQGAAPTIVFNVTTPDAASFRKSEAQVAGMLARVASRGSRTM, from the coding sequence ATGGACGAGGGCGTCACCGTTACCATCCGGGCGGACACCGCGCCGTTCGCCAATGCGCTGGCCGAGCTCGACGGGCTGGCCGACGCGTTCGGCGCGCAGCTGACCGGTGCGCTGAAGGCCGCCGTGATCGGCGGCAAGGAGCTGGACGACATCCTGCGCAGTCTGGCCCTGAACCTCGCCGGCATGGCGCTGAACCAGGGGCTGGCACCGCTGCAATCGCTGTTCGGCTCGCTCTTCTCCGGCCTGCTCGGCGGCATCCTGCCTTTCGAGAAGGGGGGCGTGCCCGGCCGCGTGACCCCGTTCGCATCGGGCGGCGTCGTGGCGGCGCCCACCTATTTCGGCATGCCGGGCGGGCTGGGCCTGATGGGCGAGGCGGGCGCCGAGGCGATCCTGCCGCTCTCGCGCGGCGCCGACGGGCGCCTCGGCGTCGCGACGGTCGGGCAGGGGGCTGCGCCGACGATCGTGTTCAACGTGACGACGCCGGACGCCGCCTCCTTCCGCAAATCGGAAGCGCAGGTGGCCGGCATGCTGGCGCGGGTGGCGTCGCGAGGGTCGAGGACGATGTGA
- a CDS encoding rcc01693 family protein: MRGRRRRLRARRRRASDCDLRPGEGGPAPGPLEAAAGAPAFPWDQAMRLGLGLLRLSPTDFWAMTPRELDHAARAILPVGPRPPARASLDALMGQFPDQEGK, translated from the coding sequence CTGCGAGGACGGCGCCGCCGGCTTCGCGCGCGTCGTCGCCGAGCTTCTGACTGCGACCTTCGGCCGGGCGAAGGAGGGCCCGCGCCAGGACCCTTAGAGGCCGCAGCGGGCGCGCCGGCCTTTCCCTGGGACCAGGCGATGAGGCTCGGCCTCGGCCTGCTGCGGCTTTCGCCAACGGATTTCTGGGCGATGACGCCGCGCGAACTCGACCATGCCGCGCGCGCGATACTGCCGGTCGGGCCTCGACCGCCAGCGCGGGCGTCGCTCGATGCGCTGATGGGGCAATTCCCGGACCAAGAAGGAAAATGA